One genomic segment of Halalkalicoccus tibetensis includes these proteins:
- a CDS encoding PLP-dependent cysteine synthase family protein, with protein MYGSILDAIGTPLVQVDSPEGSTIAAKLESFNPGGSAKDRPALAMIEAAEREGLLAPGDSIVEPTSGNTGIGIAVAAAARDYELTIVLPDTMSKERRRLLRAYGADIELVAGDMTDARARADEIVAETGAVQLGQFENPANAEAHYRTTAPEIIEAVEGREIDALVAGVGTGGTITGTGRRLKEEYPGMDVIAVEPEGNAVLSTGEPGADEFQGMGPGFVSDLLDVELLDGVEVVALADAERECRRLAREEGVLVGQSSGAASLAARRVAESLARPELNCPEAPDMSSMSADGGAEAGYDDCPLVVTIFPDSGERYLSTGLFD; from the coding sequence ATGTACGGGAGCATTCTGGACGCCATCGGGACGCCGCTGGTCCAGGTCGACTCCCCGGAGGGGTCGACGATCGCGGCGAAGCTGGAGTCGTTCAACCCGGGGGGCTCGGCGAAGGACCGGCCCGCGCTCGCGATGATCGAGGCCGCGGAACGCGAGGGGCTGCTCGCGCCGGGCGATTCGATCGTCGAGCCCACGAGCGGGAACACGGGCATCGGCATCGCGGTCGCCGCGGCCGCCCGGGACTACGAGCTGACGATCGTCCTGCCCGACACGATGTCGAAGGAGCGCCGCCGGCTCCTCAGGGCGTACGGCGCCGACATCGAGCTCGTCGCCGGTGACATGACCGACGCCCGGGCGCGCGCCGACGAGATCGTCGCCGAGACCGGCGCCGTCCAGCTGGGCCAGTTCGAGAACCCCGCGAACGCCGAGGCCCATTACCGGACGACCGCCCCCGAGATCATCGAGGCCGTCGAGGGCCGCGAGATCGACGCGCTGGTCGCCGGCGTCGGCACCGGCGGTACCATCACCGGCACGGGGCGGCGGCTCAAGGAGGAGTACCCCGGGATGGACGTGATCGCGGTCGAGCCCGAGGGCAACGCCGTCCTCTCGACCGGCGAGCCCGGGGCCGACGAGTTCCAAGGGATGGGCCCGGGGTTCGTCAGCGACCTGCTCGACGTCGAGCTGCTCGATGGGGTCGAGGTCGTCGCGCTCGCGGACGCCGAGCGGGAGTGTCGCCGCCTCGCGCGCGAGGAGGGGGTCCTCGTCGGCCAGTCGAGCGGCGCGGCCTCGCTCGCCGCGCGCCGGGTCGCCGAGAGTCTCGCGCGGCCCGAGCTGAACTGCCCTGAGGCACCCGATATGAGTTCGATGAGCGCCGACGGGGGCGCGGAGGCCGGCTACGACGACTGCCCGCTGGTGGTGACGATCTTCCCCGACAGCGGCGAGCGCTACCTCTCCACCGGACTGTTCGACTGA
- a CDS encoding PIN domain-containing protein, with the protein MTLIDASFLIDYTDPEADHHEAALNYLSERDGPYFTSPVALYELYEGVAWVHGPEAIDDVEEDLWWVEPVEFSASIAVRAARLTCSLKRSGDEINGADALIAATALAIDQPVLANDRHFDRIDGLDVLSYV; encoded by the coding sequence ATGACGCTAATCGACGCGAGCTTCCTGATCGACTACACCGATCCCGAGGCGGACCATCACGAGGCGGCACTAAACTACCTCTCGGAGCGCGACGGGCCGTATTTCACGTCGCCGGTAGCGCTCTACGAGCTCTACGAGGGGGTCGCGTGGGTCCACGGTCCAGAGGCGATCGACGACGTCGAGGAGGACCTCTGGTGGGTCGAGCCGGTGGAGTTCTCCGCCTCGATCGCCGTCAGGGCCGCCAGACTCACCTGCTCGCTCAAACGGAGCGGCGACGAGATCAACGGCGCCGACGCCCTGATCGCGGCGACGGCGCTCGCGATCGACCAGCCGGTACTCGCGAACGACAGGCATTTCGACCGGATAGACGGGCTGGACGTGCTCTCGTACGTCTGA
- a CDS encoding thioredoxin domain-containing protein, with the protein MSTDRNRLDEEESPYLRQHADNPVNWQPWDDAALAEAEERDVPIFLSVGYSACHWCHVMEEESFEDEAIARQLNEGFVPVKVDREERPDLDSIYQTICQLVTRRGGWPLSVWLTPDGRPFYVGTYFPRESRRGTPGFGDLLGNLAESWETDRDEIENRADQWTRAITDQLEEVPEAGERPEGVLIEAADAALRGADREHGGFGENGPKFPQTARLEVLLRAYDRTERRPYGEVVRETLDAMGSRGMYDHLGGGFHRYATDREWVVPHFEKMLYDNAELPRTYLAGYRATGEERYADIVAETLGFVDRELGHSEGGFFSTLDAQSEDPETGEHEEGVFYVWTPEEVEEVLDEESAALFRGRYGVEQGGNFEGRTTVLTLSRGVGSLAEEYGMDESEVEERLGEAKRRLFEAREERPRPRRDEKVLAGWNGLMISAFAEAGLALDDSYADRAAEALSFVREQLWDAEEGLLSRRYKDGEVRIDGYLEDYAFLARGAFDTYQATGELEHLAFALDLARAIEREFWDEERETLYFTPEAGEELVTRPQELNDQSTPSSLGVACDVLLSLSPFADADFEGIVERVLSRYGDRVRGNPLEHATLALVADRFENGSLELTIAADELPEEWRETLGSAHLPNRILARRPPTEDGLEEWLDELGLDEAPPIWAGREARDGPTAYVCRSFTCSPPVTEIGEALEWVEDLDPASPADSG; encoded by the coding sequence ATGAGCACCGATCGGAACCGGCTCGACGAGGAGGAGAGCCCCTATCTCCGACAGCACGCCGACAATCCGGTGAACTGGCAACCGTGGGACGACGCGGCGCTCGCGGAGGCCGAGGAGCGCGACGTCCCGATCTTCCTCTCGGTGGGCTACTCGGCGTGTCACTGGTGTCACGTCATGGAGGAGGAGAGCTTCGAGGACGAGGCGATCGCCCGGCAGCTCAACGAAGGGTTCGTCCCGGTCAAGGTCGACCGCGAGGAACGGCCCGACCTCGACAGCATCTACCAGACGATCTGCCAGCTCGTCACCCGTAGGGGTGGCTGGCCGCTGTCGGTCTGGCTCACCCCCGACGGCCGGCCCTTCTACGTCGGGACCTACTTCCCCCGGGAGTCGCGCCGCGGGACGCCGGGGTTCGGCGACCTCCTCGGGAACCTCGCCGAGAGCTGGGAAACTGACAGGGACGAAATCGAGAACCGCGCGGATCAGTGGACCCGCGCGATCACCGACCAGCTCGAGGAGGTGCCCGAGGCGGGCGAGCGCCCGGAGGGCGTGCTGATCGAGGCCGCCGACGCCGCGCTGCGGGGCGCGGACCGAGAGCACGGCGGGTTCGGCGAGAACGGCCCGAAGTTCCCCCAGACCGCCCGGCTGGAGGTCCTGCTTCGGGCCTACGACCGCACCGAGCGGCGGCCCTACGGCGAGGTCGTGCGCGAGACGCTCGACGCGATGGGTAGTCGAGGGATGTACGACCACCTCGGCGGGGGATTTCACCGATACGCCACCGACCGCGAGTGGGTGGTTCCCCACTTCGAGAAGATGCTCTACGACAACGCCGAACTCCCGAGGACCTACCTCGCGGGCTACCGGGCCACCGGCGAGGAACGCTACGCCGATATCGTCGCGGAGACCCTCGGGTTCGTCGACCGGGAGCTCGGCCATTCTGAGGGTGGCTTTTTCAGCACGCTCGACGCCCAGAGCGAGGACCCCGAGACGGGCGAGCACGAGGAGGGCGTCTTCTACGTCTGGACGCCCGAGGAGGTCGAGGAGGTCCTCGACGAGGAGAGCGCGGCGCTGTTCCGCGGGCGCTACGGCGTCGAGCAGGGTGGCAACTTCGAGGGGAGAACGACGGTGCTGACGCTCTCGCGGGGCGTCGGATCGCTGGCCGAGGAGTACGGGATGGACGAGAGCGAGGTCGAAGAGCGCCTCGGCGAGGCCAAACGGCGGCTGTTCGAGGCCCGCGAGGAACGCCCGCGCCCGCGCCGCGACGAGAAGGTGCTCGCGGGCTGGAACGGCCTGATGATCTCGGCGTTCGCGGAGGCCGGGCTGGCACTCGACGATTCGTACGCCGACCGCGCCGCGGAGGCGCTCTCGTTCGTCCGCGAGCAGCTCTGGGACGCGGAGGAAGGGTTGCTCTCGCGGCGATACAAGGATGGAGAGGTGAGGATCGACGGCTACCTCGAGGACTACGCGTTCCTCGCGCGCGGGGCGTTCGACACCTACCAGGCGACCGGCGAGCTGGAGCACCTGGCGTTCGCCCTCGACCTGGCGCGGGCGATCGAGCGCGAGTTCTGGGACGAGGAGCGAGAGACGCTGTACTTCACCCCCGAAGCCGGCGAGGAGCTCGTGACCCGTCCCCAGGAGCTGAACGACCAGTCCACCCCGTCGAGCCTGGGGGTCGCCTGCGACGTCCTGCTCTCGCTTTCGCCCTTCGCCGACGCCGATTTCGAGGGGATCGTCGAGCGGGTCCTCTCCCGATACGGCGACCGAGTTCGGGGGAACCCGCTCGAACACGCGACGCTGGCGCTGGTCGCGGATCGGTTCGAGAACGGCTCGCTCGAGCTGACGATCGCCGCCGACGAGCTACCCGAGGAATGGCGCGAGACGCTGGGGAGCGCGCACCTCCCGAACCGGATCCTCGCGCGCCGGCCGCCGACCGAGGACGGACTGGAGGAATGGCTCGACGAGTTGGGGCTTGACGAAGCGCCGCCGATCTGGGCGGGCCGCGAAGCCAGGGACGGGCCGACCGCCTACGTCTGTCGCTCCTTTACCTGCTCGCCGCCGGTGACCGAGATCGGCGAGGCCCTGGAATGGGTCGAGGATCTCGACCCCGCGAGTCCCGCGGACTCAGGCTGA
- a CDS encoding mandelate racemase/muconate lactonizing enzyme family protein, producing MEDVAITDVETYIVANPWKPWVFVELETDAGVTGLAEATTHDKPRTVAAAIEEMSKYFIGKDPFDTEAIWLEMYRDEWFSKNVINTTVCSAVDMACWDIKGKLLDKPVYDLLGGKVHGDRLRTYANGWYTEAEGEPEGFAEAAEAVVADGYDAMKFDPFGTAWQRMPKKDLNHSVDIVRAVREAVGPDVDLLIEGHGRFTAGQAVDIARKLDEFEPTWFEEPCPPDSINSLAEVADKSPIPIATGERHMTKHDFFELITRTDVDIIQPDLMNTGGLTEGKKIAALAEADHVSFAPHNPQGPVASAIYAHLCTTVPNFMIQELFQTYDVEWVDDLLTEPLVVEDGFMEVPDGPGFGIELDHDVIEEHAYTGEGVHTINLFEKDWEKRELDLR from the coding sequence ATGGAAGACGTAGCGATCACGGACGTCGAGACGTACATCGTCGCGAACCCCTGGAAACCCTGGGTGTTCGTCGAACTCGAGACCGACGCCGGCGTCACCGGCCTCGCCGAAGCCACCACCCACGACAAGCCACGGACGGTCGCCGCCGCCATCGAGGAGATGTCGAAGTACTTCATCGGCAAGGACCCCTTCGACACCGAGGCGATCTGGCTCGAGATGTACCGCGACGAGTGGTTCTCGAAGAACGTCATCAACACCACCGTCTGTTCGGCCGTCGACATGGCCTGCTGGGACATCAAGGGCAAACTCCTCGACAAACCCGTCTACGACCTGCTGGGCGGCAAGGTCCACGGCGACCGCCTGCGCACCTACGCGAACGGCTGGTACACCGAGGCCGAGGGCGAACCCGAGGGATTCGCCGAGGCCGCGGAAGCGGTCGTCGCCGACGGCTACGACGCCATGAAGTTCGACCCCTTCGGCACCGCCTGGCAGCGCATGCCCAAGAAGGACCTCAACCACTCCGTCGACATCGTCCGCGCCGTGCGCGAGGCGGTCGGCCCGGACGTCGACCTACTGATCGAGGGCCACGGGCGCTTCACCGCCGGACAGGCCGTCGACATCGCCCGGAAGCTCGACGAGTTCGAGCCGACGTGGTTCGAGGAGCCCTGCCCGCCGGACTCGATCAACAGCCTCGCGGAGGTCGCCGATAAGTCGCCGATTCCGATCGCGACTGGCGAGCGCCACATGACCAAACACGACTTCTTCGAGCTGATCACCCGCACCGATGTCGACATCATCCAGCCCGACCTGATGAACACGGGCGGGCTGACGGAGGGCAAGAAGATCGCGGCGCTCGCCGAGGCCGACCACGTGAGCTTCGCGCCGCACAACCCCCAGGGGCCGGTCGCGTCGGCGATCTACGCCCATCTCTGTACGACGGTGCCGAACTTCATGATCCAGGAGCTGTTCCAGACCTACGACGTCGAGTGGGTCGACGACCTGCTGACCGAGCCGCTGGTCGTCGAGGACGGGTTCATGGAGGTGCCCGACGGCCCCGGCTTCGGCATCGAACTGGATCACGACGTGATCGAGGAGCACGCCTACACGGGCGAAGGGGTCCACACGATCAACCTCTTCGAGAAGGACTGGGAGAAACGCGAACTCGATCTGCGATAG
- a CDS encoding MFS transporter: protein MQSVGVGGVRAVVRDLWSDGRGWILLGVAGGWFLSLGLRLVFPALLPSIREAFDLGLTAAGLLITVLWVAYALGQFPGGVIGDRVGEGNALVVSTLVSGTMIAVVALSNTAFVLFLATALFGFSTALFGPARFTILSSIYEERDGTAIGLTLSAGEAGNAILPVVAGLLAAAASWRLGFGATVPLFVLMAVVLHRVVPGKVTEGSAVESLSLSTFGYVARGIAQRSILIVTGVHVCLFAVYQGFTGFYPTYLVEVKGLSPGLAAGLFGLFFASGVAVQPIAGAGGDRFGTRPTLYVVCGVSTLSLAALPFLDELAGIVVVTVVASSLVGATPLTQTFLVNALPADMKGSGLGLLRTGYIALGATAPLLVGAVAERGFFDGAFLGLAALSGIGILLTVLVPDD from the coding sequence GTGCAGTCAGTCGGGGTCGGCGGCGTTCGAGCGGTGGTACGCGACCTCTGGAGCGACGGGCGGGGCTGGATCCTCCTGGGAGTGGCCGGCGGCTGGTTCCTCTCGCTCGGCCTCCGGCTCGTCTTTCCCGCCCTGCTTCCCTCGATCCGCGAGGCGTTCGACCTCGGGCTGACGGCCGCTGGCCTCCTCATAACCGTCCTCTGGGTCGCCTACGCGCTGGGGCAGTTCCCCGGTGGGGTCATCGGCGATCGGGTCGGCGAGGGCAACGCGCTGGTGGTCAGTACCCTCGTCTCGGGAACGATGATCGCGGTCGTCGCCCTCTCGAACACGGCGTTCGTCCTCTTTCTCGCCACGGCGCTGTTCGGCTTCTCGACGGCGCTGTTCGGCCCCGCGCGCTTCACGATCCTCTCGTCGATCTACGAGGAGCGCGACGGCACCGCCATCGGCCTGACGCTGTCGGCGGGCGAGGCGGGCAACGCGATCCTGCCGGTCGTCGCCGGGCTGCTCGCGGCGGCCGCCTCCTGGCGGCTGGGCTTCGGCGCGACGGTCCCGCTGTTCGTCCTGATGGCGGTCGTCCTCCATCGAGTCGTGCCCGGGAAGGTGACCGAGGGCAGCGCAGTCGAGAGCCTCTCGCTTTCGACCTTCGGCTACGTCGCCCGCGGGATCGCCCAACGGTCGATCCTGATCGTCACCGGCGTCCACGTCTGTCTCTTCGCCGTCTATCAGGGTTTCACCGGCTTCTACCCCACCTACCTCGTCGAGGTGAAGGGGCTCTCGCCGGGCCTCGCGGCGGGCCTGTTCGGCCTCTTCTTCGCGAGCGGGGTCGCCGTCCAGCCGATCGCGGGCGCCGGCGGCGATCGCTTCGGCACCCGCCCGACGCTGTACGTCGTCTGCGGGGTCTCGACGCTCTCGCTCGCGGCCCTGCCCTTTCTCGACGAGCTGGCCGGAATCGTCGTCGTGACGGTCGTCGCGAGCTCGCTCGTCGGCGCGACGCCGCTGACCCAGACGTTCCTCGTCAACGCGCTGCCGGCGGACATGAAGGGGAGCGGACTCGGCCTGCTGCGGACGGGCTACATCGCGCTCGGGGCGACCGCCCCCCTCCTCGTCGGCGCGGTCGCAGAGCGCGGCTTCTTCGACGGGGCGTTCCTCGGGCTCGCGGCCCTCTCCGGGATCGGGATCCTCCTCACGGTGCTCGTGCCCGACGACTAG
- a CDS encoding thioredoxin family protein has product MTLETMRPNPTWDAKAHERELEPFERHADDLVVRVWGGDWCGDCRAVLPDLGAALDAAGVPDDRIHEYPVEKLDDGSKKGPKVEEYGIEYIPTVIVERSSTGSQNSESSGEIVERDGEEVARFVESEPIPAFAHLAEQLREIEASA; this is encoded by the coding sequence ATGACCCTCGAGACCATGCGACCGAACCCGACGTGGGACGCGAAGGCACACGAACGCGAGCTCGAACCGTTCGAGCGACACGCCGACGACTTGGTCGTTCGAGTCTGGGGCGGCGACTGGTGTGGCGACTGCCGGGCCGTCCTGCCCGACCTGGGCGCGGCCCTCGACGCCGCGGGGGTTCCCGACGATCGGATCCACGAGTACCCCGTCGAGAAGCTCGACGACGGCTCGAAGAAGGGCCCGAAGGTCGAGGAGTACGGCATCGAGTACATCCCGACCGTCATCGTTGAGCGAAGCTCAACTGGCAGCCAGAACTCGGAGAGTTCTGGCGAGATTGTCGAACGCGACGGCGAAGAGGTCGCCCGGTTCGTCGAGAGCGAGCCGATCCCCGCTTTCGCGCATCTCGCGGAACAGCTGCGCGAGATCGAGGCCTCAGCCTGA
- a CDS encoding LLM class flavin-dependent oxidoreductase, which produces MDFGIGLLTAQRRPDDDRPASEIYGDLLEVGKAAERAGLDSVWTSEHHFTDDEYLSGTTPTLGALAGATDEITLASGVALTPFYDPVRLAEDAATVQALSEGRLTLGLSVGYLDFEFENFGVPKDERTDRTEDAIRLLRNAWEPGPLEYDSEFHPVSSDAEVTPTPDEPPEVVLGAIAKPAVRRAARMGDGWCANEMLSIEDIEHRKNDIERVRDEEGIEGEFTTYAIQYAFVGDSYEEAWETLREGYFYQQRKYQEWGGEEEVDELPEEQKEELEERALVGTPEDVVEGVEEYREALGDDVHFVFRPYAPGIDTEDLIECVERLGEEVVPRL; this is translated from the coding sequence ATGGACTTCGGCATCGGACTCCTGACCGCACAGCGACGGCCGGACGACGATCGCCCGGCGAGCGAGATCTACGGCGACCTCCTCGAGGTGGGAAAGGCGGCCGAGCGGGCGGGTCTGGACAGCGTCTGGACCTCCGAGCACCACTTCACCGACGACGAGTACCTCTCGGGGACGACCCCGACGCTGGGGGCGCTGGCGGGCGCGACCGACGAGATCACGCTGGCCTCGGGGGTCGCGCTCACGCCCTTCTACGACCCCGTCCGCCTCGCGGAGGACGCCGCGACCGTCCAAGCGCTCTCGGAGGGGCGGCTCACGCTGGGGCTCTCGGTGGGCTACCTCGACTTCGAGTTCGAGAACTTCGGGGTCCCGAAGGACGAACGCACCGACCGCACCGAGGACGCCATCCGCCTGCTGCGAAACGCCTGGGAGCCCGGACCGCTGGAGTACGACTCGGAGTTCCACCCGGTCTCCTCCGACGCCGAGGTGACGCCGACGCCCGACGAGCCCCCGGAGGTCGTTCTGGGCGCGATCGCCAAACCCGCGGTCCGGCGGGCCGCGCGCATGGGCGACGGCTGGTGTGCCAACGAGATGCTCTCGATCGAGGACATCGAGCATCGGAAGAACGACATCGAGCGCGTTCGGGATGAGGAGGGGATCGAGGGAGAGTTTACCACCTACGCGATCCAGTACGCCTTCGTCGGCGACAGCTACGAGGAGGCCTGGGAGACGCTGCGCGAGGGCTACTTCTACCAGCAGCGCAAGTACCAGGAGTGGGGCGGCGAGGAGGAGGTCGACGAGCTCCCCGAGGAGCAGAAGGAGGAGCTCGAGGAGCGTGCGCTCGTCGGCACCCCCGAGGACGTGGTCGAGGGGGTCGAGGAGTACCGCGAGGCGCTCGGCGACGACGTCCACTTCGTCTTCCGGCCGTACGCGCCGGGCATCGACACGGAGGACCTGATCGAGTGCGTCGAACGCCTCGGCGAGGAGGTCGTCCCGCGCCTGTAG
- a CDS encoding antitoxin VapB family protein, translating into MYMGSKNITVTEDVYERVKAHKRPDESFSDTLRRLTRGDRDPLDTAGNWPGVAEAAEASRRRLGRDLGDRGRKGE; encoded by the coding sequence ATGTACATGGGGTCGAAGAACATCACCGTCACGGAGGACGTCTACGAGCGGGTCAAGGCGCACAAGCGCCCCGACGAGAGTTTCTCCGATACGCTCAGACGGTTGACGCGGGGTGACCGGGACCCGCTCGATACCGCCGGCAACTGGCCAGGGGTCGCGGAGGCGGCCGAGGCGAGCAGACGGCGGCTCGGCCGCGATCTCGGCGATCGGGGGCGGAAGGGGGAATGA
- a CDS encoding GntP family permease, which translates to MVFANPVPVFLIGLVTVVALLVWLKLPAFIGLVIATLVVGAATDQVPFAEVPAETAAGFGDTMVGIGIPILMAAVIGKTMMESGAAERIVRAFQRLTGEERSYLALWGSSGVLAIPVFFDNVFYLLAPLARSMRARTGRDYALFIAVVGAAGVTTHGFVPPTPGPLAVALELGVDLGVTILVGIVVALPTALVAGVLYGKWINRQLPDIPLRETMGSTAEQMRELSERPTSALPGLFEASLPILLAVFLIASNTVTDSMVDAGMLAEDSAANAATGFVGDANFALTAAALAAALTYLRARSLDRDVWSDELVESLKSGGHIAAITAAGGAFGAMLAASGIGDYIAGALQGVGIPLLVAGFVIAATVRIAQGSATVALLTTAGIMAPLLPQLTVHPVYLVMIIGAGGSIFSWFNDSGFWIVKEVGGLTQEETIKIWTVLTTIVSITGFIVVMVLSTLFPFA; encoded by the coding sequence ATGGTATTCGCTAACCCGGTTCCCGTCTTCCTGATCGGGCTGGTTACCGTCGTGGCGCTGCTCGTCTGGCTCAAGCTGCCCGCGTTCATCGGACTGGTGATCGCGACGCTGGTCGTGGGGGCGGCCACCGATCAGGTGCCGTTCGCCGAGGTGCCGGCCGAGACCGCTGCGGGCTTCGGCGACACGATGGTCGGGATCGGGATCCCGATCCTGATGGCGGCGGTGATCGGCAAGACGATGATGGAGAGCGGCGCCGCCGAGCGGATCGTCAGGGCCTTCCAACGCCTCACGGGGGAAGAGCGGTCATATCTGGCGCTCTGGGGGTCCTCGGGGGTGCTCGCGATCCCCGTCTTCTTCGACAACGTCTTCTACCTGCTCGCGCCGCTGGCGCGATCGATGCGCGCCCGGACGGGCCGGGACTACGCGCTCTTTATCGCCGTCGTCGGGGCCGCGGGCGTGACGACCCACGGGTTCGTGCCGCCGACGCCGGGCCCGCTCGCGGTCGCGCTCGAACTGGGCGTCGACCTCGGCGTCACGATCCTCGTGGGGATCGTGGTCGCGCTGCCGACCGCGCTGGTCGCGGGCGTGCTCTACGGCAAGTGGATCAACCGCCAGCTCCCCGACATCCCGCTTCGCGAGACGATGGGTTCGACCGCCGAACAGATGCGCGAGCTCTCCGAGCGGCCGACCTCGGCGCTGCCGGGCCTGTTCGAGGCCTCGCTGCCGATCCTCCTCGCGGTGTTCCTGATCGCCTCGAACACGGTCACCGACTCGATGGTCGACGCCGGAATGCTCGCCGAGGACAGCGCGGCGAACGCGGCGACGGGCTTCGTCGGCGACGCGAACTTCGCGCTGACGGCGGCGGCGCTCGCGGCGGCGCTGACCTACCTCCGCGCGCGCTCGCTCGACCGGGACGTCTGGTCGGACGAACTGGTCGAGTCGCTCAAAAGCGGCGGACACATCGCGGCGATCACCGCCGCCGGCGGGGCGTTCGGCGCGATGCTCGCCGCCTCGGGGATCGGCGACTACATCGCGGGCGCGCTCCAGGGTGTCGGCATCCCGCTGCTGGTCGCCGGCTTCGTCATCGCCGCGACGGTCCGCATCGCGCAGGGCTCGGCGACCGTCGCGCTGCTGACCACGGCCGGGATCATGGCCCCGCTGCTCCCCCAGCTCACCGTCCACCCGGTCTACCTCGTGATGATCATCGGCGCCGGCGGCTCGATCTTCTCGTGGTTCAACGACAGCGGCTTCTGGATCGTCAAGGAGGTCGGCGGGCTCACCCAGGAGGAAACGATCAAGATCTGGACCGTGTTGACGACGATCGTCTCCATCACCGGGTTCATCGTCGTCATGGTGCTCTCGACGCTGTTCCCGTTCGCCTGA
- a CDS encoding NAD(P)/FAD-dependent oxidoreductase, translated as MTNVAIVGGGPAGLSAGLFAAKNGLETVVFDTDATWMHKAHLFNYLGIGSVDGSAFMATARKQVDDFGVDRKQGEEVTAVEATDGGFTVTTDEDEYGADYVILATGAKRDLAEELGCDLTENGVVDVDVRMETSVENAFATGAMVRAEEWQAAIAVGDGAAAALSILSEEKGEHYHDFDVPADAEATFGAMVPDDV; from the coding sequence ATGACGAACGTTGCCATCGTCGGCGGCGGACCGGCCGGACTGAGCGCGGGACTCTTCGCCGCGAAGAACGGACTCGAGACGGTCGTGTTCGACACGGACGCGACGTGGATGCACAAGGCCCACCTGTTCAACTACCTCGGGATCGGCTCCGTGGACGGAAGCGCCTTCATGGCGACCGCGCGAAAGCAGGTCGACGACTTCGGCGTCGACCGCAAGCAGGGCGAGGAGGTCACCGCGGTCGAGGCCACGGACGGCGGGTTCACCGTCACGACCGACGAGGACGAGTACGGGGCCGACTACGTGATCCTCGCGACCGGCGCGAAACGGGACCTCGCCGAGGAGCTCGGCTGCGACCTCACCGAGAACGGCGTCGTCGACGTCGACGTCCGCATGGAGACGAGCGTCGAGAACGCCTTCGCGACGGGCGCGATGGTCCGGGCCGAGGAGTGGCAGGCGGCCATCGCGGTCGGCGACGGCGCCGCCGCCGCGCTGTCGATCCTCTCCGAGGAGAAGGGCGAGCACTACCACGACTTCGACGTGCCCGCCGACGCCGAGGCGACGTTCGGCGCGATGGTTCCCGACGACGTCTGA
- a CDS encoding NRDE family protein, with product MCTLIFAWQAFADAPVLVAANRDEALGRPSHPPGIYGEEPRIVAPWDEEAGGTWIGHNEHGVVAVVTNRWLDHELAGERSRGLLVGDALERESAEDATRFVERSVEEFEYDGFNLALIDRNAALLLEWDGSLRVRNFEPGVHIVVNVGADGDFEIPARRAEFGERQAESARRAREALQPEPGEDSGDWHERAAATLRDHDYGFCVHAEEYGTRSSSLIRVDSERSTEFRFADGPPCETEYEPVDREASSELN from the coding sequence GTGTGTACGCTCATCTTCGCCTGGCAGGCCTTCGCCGACGCCCCCGTCCTCGTCGCGGCCAACCGGGACGAGGCGCTCGGCCGTCCCTCCCATCCGCCGGGGATCTACGGCGAGGAGCCCCGGATCGTCGCGCCGTGGGACGAGGAGGCCGGCGGGACCTGGATCGGCCACAACGAGCACGGGGTGGTCGCCGTCGTCACGAACCGCTGGCTGGATCACGAACTCGCCGGCGAGCGCTCGCGGGGACTGCTGGTCGGCGACGCCCTCGAACGCGAGTCCGCGGAGGACGCCACCCGGTTTGTCGAGCGCTCGGTGGAGGAGTTCGAGTACGACGGGTTCAACCTCGCGCTGATCGACCGGAACGCGGCGCTCCTGCTGGAGTGGGACGGGAGCCTGCGGGTGCGGAACTTCGAGCCCGGCGTCCATATCGTCGTCAACGTCGGTGCCGACGGCGACTTCGAGATCCCCGCTCGACGGGCGGAGTTCGGCGAGCGACAGGCGGAAAGCGCCCGTCGGGCGCGCGAGGCGCTGCAGCCCGAGCCGGGCGAGGATTCGGGGGACTGGCACGAGCGGGCGGCGGCCACGCTCCGGGACCACGACTACGGCTTCTGCGTCCACGCCGAGGAATACGGTACCCGTTCGTCGTCGCTGATCCGCGTCGACTCCGAGAGATCGACGGAGTTCCGGTTCGCGGACGGCCCGCCCTGTGAGACCGAGTACGAGCCCGTCGACCGGGAGGCGAGCTCGGAGTTGAACTAG